The proteins below are encoded in one region of Coffea arabica cultivar ET-39 chromosome 4c, Coffea Arabica ET-39 HiFi, whole genome shotgun sequence:
- the LOC140005253 gene encoding cytochrome P450 CYP82D47-like, with translation MEFIPYLVTIVAVLAFFQLQRKWKSRNQIPKSKLPYPPEAAGGLPIIGHLLSFNTKSSVARNLAAMAEKYGPVFALRIGMTPALVVSNWESVKDCFTISDKALSSRPESIFAETLCFGNASFAFAPYGPYWREIRKIVFLDLLSTRGLEKVRHVRVSEVDNTMKEVFSIFSKANNVGGKSSTASPAKVELRKLFEKFTLNLIVKKVSGMRYSETEVGTNKDAQFQKVFKALVHYAGQFVLSDMIPIPFLKWLDIGGHIKSMKGFTKELDAVVQDLWDEHTQRRMNSETIDEKGFMDVLLSKIQSESVFGYSRETAIKATIMTLIVGGFETTSTHLTWLMSLLLNHPHVMKKAQEEIDRHIGKDRWVEESDIKSLAYIQAISKETLRLYPPPISVPRRAIEDCTVGGYLIPKNTLLFVNVWKLHRDPRVWSEPDKFLPERFLNSCNGPRKMHDDGYSLDYAFTPFGSGRRSCPGMLMATQVIYLIVARLLQGFEFTTPSNLPVDMTEGLGTRLCKTTPLEVLIKPRLPNHALYG, from the exons ATGGAATTCATTCCATATCTGGTGACAATTGTAGCCGTTCTTGCTTTTTTTCAACTCCAAAGAAAATGGAAATCAAGGAACCAAATTCCAAAAAGTAAGCTCCCATATCCACCAGAAGCAGCAGGTGGCTTGCCTATCATAGGCCACCTTCTTAGCTTTAATACCAAAAGTTCTGTGGCGAGGAACTTAGCAGCCATGGCTGAGAAATACGGCCCTGTCTTCGCCTTACGCATTGGTATGACACCAGCCCTTGTTGTGAGCAACTGGGAATCAGTTAAAGATTGCTTTACCATCAGTGACAAAGCCCTTTCCTCACGCCCTGAATCAATTTTTGCTGAAACTCTGTGTTTTGGCAATGCATCTTTTGCTTTTGCACCGTACGGTCCCTATTGGCGCGAGATACGAAAGATAGTTTTTCTTGACTTACTTTCAACTCGGGGGCTTGAGAAAGTCAGGCATGTCCGAGTCTCAGAAGTCGATAATACCATGAAAGAAGTGTTCTCAATTTTCAGTAAGGCCAACAATGTTGGTGGGAAAAGTAGTACAGCAAGTCCAGCCAAAGTGGAATTGAGGAAGCTGTTCGAGAAATTCACATTGAATCTTATTGTGAAGAAAGTTTCTGGGATGAGATACAGTGAAACTGAGGTTGGCACAAATAAAGATGCTCAATTCCAGAAAGTTTTTAAGGCACTTGTACACTATGCCGGGCAATTTGTTTTGTCCGATATGATTCCAATTCCATTTTTGAAATGGCTTGATATAGGAGGGcacattaagtccatgaaggggTTCACGAAAGAGCTTGACGCTGTTGTTCAGGATTTGTGGGATGAGCATACTCAGCGAAGGATGAATAGTGAGACAATAGATGAGAAAGGCTTCATGGATGTGTTGCTTTCAAAAATCCAAAGCGAGTCTGTGTTTGGATACTCGAGGGAGACTGCGATCAAGGCCACAATCATG ACTCTGATCGTAGGAGGGTTTGAAACCACATCAACACACTTAACATGGCTCATGTCCCTGTTACTAAACCATCCACATGTCATGAAGAAAGCGCAGGAAGAGATAGATAGACATATTGGTAAAGACAGATGGGTAGAAGAATCAGATATCAAGAGTTTGGCCTACATTCAAGCTATTTCGAAAGAAACACTCCGCCTATATCCACCACCTATATCCGTGCCACGCCGAGCCATAGAAGATTGTACCGTTGGCGGATACCTCATTCCTAAAAATACTTTATTGTTTGTGAACGTGTGGAAACTGCATCGCGACCCAAGAGTTTGGTCGGAACCAGATAAGTTTTTACCAGAGAGATTCTTGAATAGTTGCAATGGTCCCCGAAAGATGCATGACGATGGCTATAGCCTAGATTATGCCTTCACCCCTTTTGGCTCTGGAAGACGATCATGTCCAGGAATGCTAATGGCAACACAGGTGATATACTTGATCGTTGCCCGATTGCTGCAGGGTTTTGAATTCACAACCCCATCAAACTTACCAGTGGACATGACTGAAGGTTTGGGTACGCGCTTGTGCAAGACTACTCCGCTGGAGGTGCTCATCAAGCCACGCCTGCCTAATCATGCACTTTATGGATAA